From the genome of Eublepharis macularius isolate TG4126 chromosome 12, MPM_Emac_v1.0, whole genome shotgun sequence, one region includes:
- the LOC129339487 gene encoding M-phase inducer phosphatase 2-like, translated as FKKEWSSQDSVSSESSQDSVSSESADSGVAPDSPIVTDVEIFEDVFEKAVLESGRVLNSDSFPIRRINSLPERRLGASPLLRNISNSKEFNGSPEDCRALRLKGNTENEGVFKKPLRPPSRLYSAGEKAPFAQRPSSAPDLMYCSPQKENMSPGEESPVCLRRSSLTSFMTDEEDDGFMDIMDEEELKSDTAVPLGMENLLKAPLVRDKEEFSPALRCASKCRRLFRSPSMPSSVIRPILKRLDRPQDRDTPVKTKRRKSLAGSTIPEKAEEPVGMEEKPRLVRSKSCCPSEIENILDNDNREMIGDFSKAYLLQTVEGKHQDLKYISPEMMVAVLNGHFSSVIESCVIVDCRYPYEYEGGHIKGAINLPLEKDVEDFLLKKPIVPFDAAKRVIVVFHCEFSSERGPRMCRFVREKDRACNDYPSLHYPEMYILKGGYKEFFPQYQMHCDPQNYRPMHHKDFKEDLRRFRLKSRTWAGEKSKRELYNRLQNS; from the exons TTCAAGAAGGAGTGGTCTTCGCAGGATTCGGTCTCGTCGGAGTCTTCGCAGGATTCGGTCTCGTCGGAGTCTGCAGATTCGG GTGTTGCCCCAGATTCCCCCATCGTGACAGATGTGGAGATCTTTGAAGACGT ATTTGAGAAGGCAGTATTGGAGTCTGGGAGAGTCCTCAACAG TGACTCCTTCCCCATAAGAAGAATCAACTCCTTGCCG GAGAGGCGCCTGGGCGCCAGCCCGCTTCTGCGGAACATCTCAAATTCCAAGGAGTTCAACGGCTCCCCCGAGGACTGCCGGGCCTTGAGGCtcaaaggcaacacagaaaac GAAGGCGTCTTTAAGAAGCCCCTGAGGCCACCAAGCAGGCTGTACTCTGCTGGTGAGAAGGCCCCGTTTGCACAAAGGCCGAGCTCTGCCCCAGACCTCATG taTTGCAGCCCTCAGAAAGAAAACATGAGCCCAGGGGAGGAAAGCCCCGTCTGCCTGCGCCGGTCTTCCTTGACCTCCTTCATGACTGATGAAGAGGATGATGGGTTTATGGATATTATGGACGAAGAAGAGCTGAAG AGTGACACGGCTGTCCCGTTGGGTATGGAGAACCTGCTGAAGGCTCCGCTGGTGAGAGACAAGGAAGAATTTAGCCCG GCCCTGAGGTGTGCCAGCAAATGCCGCCGCCTCTTCCGCTCCCCGTCCATGCCGAGCAGCGTCATCCGGCCCATTCTGAAGCGCTTGGACCGACCTCAGGACAGAGACACACCGGTGAAAACCAAGAGACGGAAGAGTCTGGCGGGAAGCACCATTCCGGAGAAGGCGGAAGAGCCGGTAGGGATGGAGGAG AAGCCACGGCTGGTGCGCTCCAAGTCCTGCTGCCCCAGTGAGATTGAGAACATCTTGGACAATGATAACAGGGAAATGATTGGCGACTTTTCAAAG GCATATCTCCTACAGACGGTGGAGGGGAAGCATCAAGATCTCAAGTACATCTCTCCAGAAATG ATGGTGGCCGTGTTGAACGGGCACTTCAGCAGCGTCATTGAGAGCTGTGTGATTGTGGACTGCAGATACCCGTACGAATACGAAGGAGGACACATAAAG GGCGCAATCAACCTCCCCCTGGAGAAGGACGTAGAGGACTTTCTGCTCAAGAAACCAATTGTGCCCTTCGACGCAGCCAAGAGGGtgattgtggttttccactgcgAGTTCTCCTCGGAGAGGGGCCCCagaat GTGCCGTTTTGTTAGAGAAAAAGACCGAGCGTGCAACGACTACCCGTCTCTGCACTATCCCGAGATGTACATCTTGAAAGGAGGCTATAAAGAATTCTTTCCCCAGTACCAA